The following proteins come from a genomic window of Corynebacterium falsenii:
- a CDS encoding ribonuclease J, which yields MTEQRSRGRKVTRKAAPPSAETAASAEAGNNGNNGNGGNGAPSHSDVATVFNDGGAAARANDGAQGGDNADNGSNHNANHNDGGNGGNGGNGGGNRSRNRRSRGRGRNGGNNGSNGNGGQNNGNNNRGGQNNGNGGNGGGNNRGRNNSNNRGSKNNNRGGNDRRKGALKAMQGADLTQRLPKPPKAPKGGLRIVALGGISEIGRNMTVFEYDGRLLIIDCGVLFPSSGEPGVDLILPDFSYLDDKWDRVEALVVTHGHEDHIGAIPWMLKQRADIPIIASRFTCALIAAKTQEHRQRPKLIEVDENSHENRGPFDIRFFAVNHSIPDCLGIALKTGAGLVVHTGDIKLDQTPLDGRPTDLPALSRFGDEGIDLFLCDSTNATTPGVSGSEADIAPTLKRLVRDAKQRVIIASFASNVSRVQSAVDAAVAAGRKVAFNGRSMIRNMEIAERMGYLNAPRGTVVTMDEAAKMAPHKVVLITTGTQGEPMAALSRMARREHRQITVRDGDLIILSSSLVPGNEEAVFGVINMLAQIGATVITGRDAKVHTSGHGYSGELLFLYNAARPRNAMPVHGEWRHLRANKELAISTGVNPNNIPLAQNGVVVDLVDGHAKVVGQVTVGNLYVDGVRMGDIDSEVLEDRTAMSEGGLISVTVVIDNRTGRPLEAPSVQAKGFSDDARDMLNEIREMVDNVMLDLAGEGENDPYRMAQAIRRKVGKLISDKWKRKPFIVPTVVPMTSEIVEELDEEESRPSV from the coding sequence ATGACTGAACAACGATCCCGGGGCCGTAAGGTCACCCGGAAGGCGGCTCCGCCGAGCGCGGAAACTGCCGCATCTGCAGAAGCAGGCAACAACGGAAATAACGGCAACGGCGGCAACGGCGCGCCCTCGCACTCCGACGTGGCAACCGTGTTCAACGACGGCGGCGCCGCTGCCCGCGCCAACGATGGTGCCCAGGGCGGCGACAACGCCGACAACGGTAGCAACCACAACGCCAACCACAATGACGGTGGCAACGGCGGTAATGGCGGCAACGGCGGTGGCAACCGCAGCCGCAACCGTCGCTCCCGTGGCCGTGGCCGCAACGGCGGCAATAACGGTAGTAACGGCAACGGCGGCCAGAACAACGGCAACAACAACCGCGGCGGCCAGAACAACGGCAACGGCGGAAATGGTGGCGGCAACAACCGTGGCCGCAATAATTCCAACAACCGCGGCAGCAAGAACAACAACCGCGGCGGCAACGATCGCCGCAAGGGCGCGCTCAAGGCCATGCAGGGCGCGGATCTGACCCAGCGCCTGCCCAAGCCGCCGAAGGCTCCGAAGGGCGGCCTGCGCATCGTCGCGCTCGGCGGTATCTCCGAGATCGGTCGCAACATGACCGTCTTCGAGTACGACGGCCGACTGCTCATCATCGACTGCGGCGTGCTGTTCCCCAGCTCCGGCGAGCCGGGTGTGGACCTGATCCTGCCTGACTTCAGCTACCTGGATGACAAGTGGGATCGCGTGGAGGCCCTCGTGGTCACCCACGGTCACGAGGACCACATCGGCGCTATCCCGTGGATGCTCAAGCAGCGCGCGGATATCCCGATCATCGCCTCGCGCTTCACCTGCGCACTTATTGCCGCGAAGACCCAGGAGCACCGTCAGCGCCCCAAGCTGATCGAGGTCGATGAGAACTCCCACGAAAACCGTGGACCGTTCGATATCCGCTTCTTCGCCGTCAACCACTCCATCCCGGACTGCCTGGGCATCGCCCTGAAGACCGGCGCTGGCCTGGTGGTCCACACCGGCGACATCAAGCTGGACCAGACCCCGCTGGACGGTCGCCCGACCGACCTGCCGGCACTGTCTCGCTTCGGTGACGAGGGCATCGACCTGTTCCTCTGTGACTCGACGAACGCCACCACCCCCGGCGTGTCCGGTTCCGAGGCAGACATCGCCCCGACCCTCAAGCGCCTCGTGCGCGATGCCAAGCAGCGCGTCATCATCGCGTCCTTCGCCTCGAACGTCTCCCGCGTGCAGTCCGCCGTGGATGCGGCCGTGGCGGCCGGGCGCAAGGTGGCCTTCAACGGCCGCTCGATGATCCGCAACATGGAGATCGCCGAGCGCATGGGCTACCTCAACGCGCCCCGTGGCACCGTGGTGACCATGGACGAGGCCGCGAAGATGGCCCCGCACAAGGTGGTTCTCATCACCACCGGTACCCAGGGTGAGCCGATGGCAGCCCTGTCCCGCATGGCCCGCCGCGAGCACCGCCAGATCACCGTCCGCGATGGTGACCTCATCATCCTGTCCTCCTCGCTGGTCCCCGGCAACGAAGAGGCAGTGTTCGGCGTGATCAACATGCTCGCCCAGATCGGCGCAACCGTGATCACCGGCCGCGATGCCAAGGTGCACACCTCCGGCCATGGCTACTCCGGTGAGCTGTTGTTCCTCTACAACGCAGCCCGCCCGCGCAACGCCATGCCGGTTCACGGCGAGTGGCGCCACCTGCGCGCCAACAAGGAGCTGGCCATCAGCACCGGCGTGAACCCGAACAACATCCCGCTGGCGCAAAACGGCGTGGTCGTGGACCTCGTCGATGGACACGCCAAGGTTGTGGGCCAGGTGACGGTCGGTAACCTCTACGTCGACGGCGTCCGCATGGGCGATATCGACTCCGAGGTGCTCGAGGACCGCACCGCCATGTCCGAGGGAGGCCTGATCTCCGTGACGGTTGTCATCGACAACCGCACCGGTCGCCCACTGGAGGCTCCCTCCGTGCAGGCCAAGGGCTTCTCCGACGATGCGCGTGACATGCTCAACGAGATCCGCGAGATGGTGGATAACGTAATGCTGGACCTCGCGGGCGAGGGCGAGAACGACCCGTATCGCATGGCTCAGGCCATCCGCCGCAAGGTCGGAAAGCTCATTTCCGACAAGTGGAAGCGCAAGCCGTTCATCGTTCCCACCGTGGTTCCGATGACCAGCGAGATCGTGGAGGAGCTGGACGAAGAGGAGTCACGACCCTCCGTTTAA
- a CDS encoding CinA family protein, whose translation MESQQDSNQASGHSGDAVASAADVVRELSARSLTVATAESLTAGLCAATLASVPGASAVLRGGLIVYATELKARLAGVDDELLRDRGPIDPDVAEQLARGAADKCGADIGVGLTGVAGPDPQDGHDVGEVYVGVWFQGVATHRAVDVSGILDAESSQQGGAATREKIRRAAVDFAFRVILETVTG comes from the coding sequence ATGGAATCCCAGCAGGACTCGAATCAGGCGAGCGGTCATTCCGGGGATGCGGTGGCGTCCGCTGCCGATGTTGTCCGCGAACTCAGCGCCCGGTCGCTCACCGTCGCCACCGCCGAAAGTCTCACCGCTGGTTTGTGCGCGGCGACGCTCGCCAGCGTCCCCGGTGCTTCCGCCGTGCTGCGGGGTGGCCTGATCGTCTATGCCACGGAGCTCAAGGCACGCCTTGCTGGCGTCGACGACGAACTGCTGCGTGACCGCGGGCCGATTGATCCGGATGTCGCCGAGCAGCTGGCTCGCGGGGCGGCAGACAAATGCGGCGCTGATATCGGCGTTGGATTGACCGGAGTTGCCGGCCCCGATCCTCAAGACGGTCACGACGTCGGCGAGGTCTACGTGGGTGTGTGGTTTCAGGGTGTTGCTACGCATCGCGCCGTGGACGTTTCAGGCATCCTCGACGCCGAGAGTTCCCAGCAGGGCGGCGCGGCGACGCGTGAGAAAATTCGCCGAGCTGCTGTCGATTTTGCGTTCCGAGTAATTCTCGAGACGGTGACGGGGTAG
- the dapB gene encoding 4-hydroxy-tetrahydrodipicolinate reductase → MGSQATKVGVLGAHGRVGTAIVAAVKEEEGLELAAAVDHGDDLQVLVDNGVEVVVDFTVPDAVMDNLEFCISHGIHAVVGTTGWTEERYNTVREWLDKSEGTGVLVAPNFAISAVLTMKFAEMAAPFFESAEVIELHHPNKKDAPSGTAVHTAEGIARAREAANMGEQPDATEQTLDGARGADVDGVKVHAVRMTGMVAHEQVIFGTRGQSLTIKQDSYDRESFVPGVLVGIDKIADNPGLTIGLEKFLGLENK, encoded by the coding sequence ATGGGTTCCCAGGCCACAAAGGTTGGCGTACTTGGCGCACACGGTCGCGTTGGCACCGCCATCGTCGCCGCGGTGAAAGAGGAAGAAGGCCTTGAACTAGCCGCTGCCGTTGATCACGGCGACGATCTCCAGGTACTCGTCGACAACGGCGTGGAGGTGGTCGTTGACTTCACCGTCCCGGATGCCGTGATGGATAACCTCGAGTTCTGCATCAGCCACGGCATCCACGCCGTGGTGGGCACGACCGGCTGGACCGAAGAGCGCTACAACACCGTCCGGGAATGGCTGGACAAGTCCGAGGGCACCGGCGTGCTGGTGGCCCCGAACTTCGCAATCTCCGCCGTGCTGACCATGAAGTTCGCCGAAATGGCAGCACCGTTCTTCGAGTCCGCCGAGGTTATCGAGCTGCACCACCCGAATAAGAAGGACGCCCCCTCCGGCACCGCAGTGCACACCGCAGAGGGCATCGCCCGCGCCCGCGAAGCCGCCAACATGGGGGAGCAGCCGGACGCAACCGAGCAGACCCTCGACGGCGCCCGCGGCGCAGATGTCGACGGTGTGAAGGTGCACGCGGTCCGCATGACCGGCATGGTGGCTCACGAACAAGTCATCTTCGGCACCCGCGGCCAGTCGCTGACGATCAAGCAGGATTCCTATGACCGCGAATCCTTCGTCCCCGGCGTGCTCGTCGGCATCGACAAGATCGCTGACAACCCCGGCCTCACCATCGGTCTGGAGAAGTTCCTCGGCCTGGAGAACAAGTAG
- a CDS encoding TerC family protein, whose protein sequence is MEVNALTWIITIVVVIGFFIFDFYTHVKTPHEPTLKESAWWSVFYIVLAVIFGAFLWLTWGEPGNPHQHGIEFFAGYVTEKALSVDNLFIFALIMTSFQIPRKYQQKVLLIGIALALVFRGIFIALGAAVIQAWSDVFYLFGLFLLWTAAKLVWDEIADKEETDPQDMLVVRMIRKFIPVHNEYRSDHLWFREKGKLILTPLFIALLAIGFIDVLFALDSIPAIYGITNQPYIVFTTNALALLGLRQLYFLLDGLLDKLVYLSYGLAVILGFIGVKLVLHALHENKLPFINGGEHVSVPEVPVEMSLIVIVGVLVLTAVLSLTVGKKKYASEHPDEKSSQAENTTSEAAQS, encoded by the coding sequence ATGGAAGTAAATGCATTGACGTGGATCATCACCATCGTGGTGGTGATCGGATTTTTCATCTTCGACTTTTACACGCACGTAAAAACTCCCCACGAACCCACGCTGAAAGAGTCTGCGTGGTGGTCGGTGTTCTACATCGTCCTCGCAGTGATTTTCGGCGCGTTTCTGTGGTTGACCTGGGGCGAGCCCGGTAACCCGCACCAACACGGCATCGAGTTTTTCGCGGGCTACGTCACCGAGAAGGCGCTGAGCGTCGATAACCTGTTTATCTTCGCGCTGATCATGACGTCCTTCCAGATCCCCCGGAAGTATCAGCAAAAGGTGTTGCTCATCGGCATCGCGCTGGCTCTGGTGTTCCGCGGTATCTTTATCGCCCTCGGCGCTGCTGTCATCCAGGCATGGTCGGATGTGTTCTATCTCTTCGGCCTGTTCCTGCTGTGGACGGCCGCCAAGCTGGTGTGGGACGAGATCGCAGACAAGGAAGAGACCGATCCGCAGGACATGCTGGTGGTGCGGATGATCCGTAAGTTCATCCCGGTGCACAACGAGTACCGTTCCGACCACCTTTGGTTCCGGGAAAAGGGCAAGCTGATCCTCACACCGCTGTTTATCGCTTTGCTGGCCATCGGTTTCATCGACGTTCTCTTCGCCCTCGATTCCATCCCCGCTATCTACGGCATCACCAACCAGCCCTACATCGTGTTCACCACGAATGCCCTTGCTTTGCTGGGTCTGCGCCAGCTGTACTTCCTGCTGGACGGCCTGCTGGATAAGCTCGTTTACCTGTCTTATGGTTTGGCGGTCATCTTGGGCTTCATCGGTGTGAAGCTCGTGCTCCATGCGTTGCACGAAAACAAGCTGCCGTTCATCAACGGCGGTGAGCATGTGTCAGTTCCCGAGGTTCCCGTCGAGATGTCGCTCATCGTCATCGTTGGTGTGCTCGTCCTCACCGCTGTGCTGAGTCTGACGGTGGGCAAGAAGAAGTACGCCTCCGAGCACCCCGACGAGAAGTCTTCCCAGGCGGAGAACACCACATCTGAAGCCGCCCAGTCTTAG
- the pgsA gene encoding CDP-diacylglycerol--glycerol-3-phosphate 3-phosphatidyltransferase: MRRSSLPNILTTVRIVLIPVFLWLILTSGSWADGGSALTHRWWALVVFILLMFTDQMDGHLARKYSVITDFGKLADPIADKALMISAFVSLNILGELWWWVTAIIVVRELGITIWRLVLARQGNVVPASKGGKLKTVLQTLAVVLFILPFGGVMTWVAGIVMAIAVVQTVVTGVQYILDSRRAN, from the coding sequence GTGCGGCGATCGAGCCTTCCGAACATCCTCACCACGGTTCGGATCGTTCTCATTCCGGTCTTCCTCTGGCTGATTTTAACCTCCGGTTCGTGGGCCGACGGGGGATCTGCGCTCACCCACCGCTGGTGGGCCCTGGTGGTGTTCATCCTGCTGATGTTCACCGACCAAATGGACGGCCATTTGGCCCGCAAGTACTCGGTCATCACCGACTTCGGCAAGCTGGCGGATCCCATCGCGGACAAGGCGCTCATGATCAGCGCCTTCGTGAGCCTCAACATCCTCGGCGAGTTGTGGTGGTGGGTTACTGCCATCATCGTGGTGCGCGAGCTCGGCATCACCATCTGGCGCCTCGTGCTCGCCCGGCAGGGCAATGTAGTACCGGCCTCGAAGGGCGGCAAGCTCAAGACTGTCCTGCAGACCCTGGCGGTCGTCCTGTTCATCCTGCCGTTCGGTGGCGTGATGACCTGGGTCGCTGGAATCGTCATGGCGATCGCCGTGGTGCAGACCGTGGTGACCGGCGTGCAGTACATCCTTGATTCCCGCCGGGCGAACTAG
- the dapA gene encoding 4-hydroxy-tetrahydrodipicolinate synthase, giving the protein MSTGNAATRGAEHFGTVSLAMVTPFKKDGTVDLDTGVSLAGHLADKGCDSLVLAGTTGESPTTGVTEKLDLLKAVRAELGDRIKLIAGSGSYDTAAAVELSRASQDAGADSLLVVTPYYSRPNQEGLYQHFTTVADNVDIPVCLYDIPSRSVVPIEADTIRRLSAHPNIQAVKDAKGDLFAAMELIEHTDLAWFSGDDPLNLPFLAIGATGFISVIGHVASQQLRDLRDAYDAGDIAKARSIAVALQPLQKAQARLGGVTFAKAALKLRGIDVGSPRLPIIEPTAAEMDQLAQDLQDAGV; this is encoded by the coding sequence ATGAGTACAGGTAATGCAGCAACAAGGGGAGCCGAGCACTTCGGCACAGTTTCTCTTGCGATGGTCACGCCCTTCAAGAAGGACGGAACCGTCGACTTGGATACCGGCGTCTCGCTCGCGGGGCACCTGGCGGACAAGGGCTGTGACTCTCTGGTTCTCGCCGGCACCACCGGCGAATCACCCACCACGGGTGTGACCGAGAAGTTGGACCTGCTCAAAGCTGTGCGTGCGGAACTCGGCGACCGGATCAAGCTGATCGCCGGAAGTGGTTCCTACGACACGGCCGCAGCCGTGGAACTGTCTCGCGCATCCCAGGATGCCGGTGCCGATTCACTGCTCGTGGTGACTCCGTACTACTCCCGTCCCAACCAGGAAGGGCTGTACCAGCACTTCACCACCGTCGCTGACAACGTGGACATTCCCGTGTGCCTCTACGACATTCCCTCGCGATCCGTCGTGCCCATTGAGGCCGACACGATCCGCCGGCTGTCCGCACACCCGAATATCCAGGCTGTCAAGGACGCCAAGGGTGACCTGTTCGCAGCCATGGAACTGATCGAGCACACCGATCTGGCCTGGTTCTCCGGCGACGATCCGCTGAACCTTCCATTCCTGGCGATCGGCGCCACCGGCTTCATCTCGGTCATCGGTCACGTGGCTTCCCAGCAACTGCGGGACCTGCGCGACGCGTACGACGCGGGAGATATTGCGAAGGCCCGGAGCATCGCGGTGGCGCTGCAGCCATTGCAGAAGGCACAGGCGCGTCTCGGGGGCGTGACATTTGCGAAGGCTGCACTGAAACTTCGAGGAATTGACGTGGGATCCCCGCGTCTTCCCATTATTGAACCAACCGCCGCTGAGATGGATCAGCTGGCACAAGACCTGCAGGACGCAGGGGTATAG
- a CDS encoding FtsK/SpoIIIE family DNA translocase: MSVSSRTRTSGSRGQGHTKSYSSGTSSRPQTRRAAAGYDDFERTGSAFKPVGSSLGSAFGGAARGIGSLTRKMFRPSRGAAGAPDGYNDGYGDAYDDVAELMDAPTTQLNTRGGSGSAGGGSGRKRRRKPAADPNYDPRPSNSGADDGDEPTHDDDSADAPEAIRLGGERDGAALAVFALAVVLAGTVWFKVGGTVGNLVASAITWVIGAGAFIVPIALVFVAWVLMVGVTTTQRSRGRLWLGVGIIVLAVFGIIHIIAGLPSDAEGRSHASGMLGAIVGGPMEVGFSKYIAIPLLLLAVVYGALQLTGMTFTQVFGALKNFLGFGHLGDGADEDFAEGTGDGVLDEEDDDYGYVDRHLERQMRGARTRRPSRATPMDNYPVDNGADHYGDQDATLVLGAQGGPQAQPETAGRTSGVASDKKADKKPVRKRRAPKQPPMDDVAELLEDEPQQSAQPQQPQKPQQPAQPQRSAAPRITPAANDRAAVRQAIIARSGIDASAVPASTPKSEEEKKAAASTEVAPREPEGTYELPSSDLLIPGDAPKTRSEANDRMIEAITDVFEEFNVDAQVTGFSRGPTVTRYEVELGPGVKVSKITNLQSNLAYAAATDNVRLLTPIPGKSAVGIEVPNSDREMVRLSDVLHAPSVVGDHDPMLVGLGKDIEGDFVAHSIQKMPHLLVAGSTGSGKSAFVNSLLVSLLTRATPDEVRLILVDPKMVELTPYEGIPHLITPIITQPKKAAAALQWLVEEMEQRYMDMKSSRVRHIKDFNRKVKSGEITTPLGSEREYRPYPYIVCVVDELADLMMTAPREIEDSIVRITQKARAAGIHLVLATQRPSVDVVTGLIKTNVPSRLAFATSSLTDSRVILDQAGAEKLIGMGDGLFIPQGAGKPKRIQGAFVTDEEVSAVVEAAKDQAEPNYTEGVTEDKAAEAKKDIDPDIGNDLEDLLQAVELVVTSQFGSTSMLQRKLRIGFAKAGRLMDLMETRGVVGPSEGSKAREVLVKPEELETMLWMIKGADPADAPKEVMGEDGSGDGSGDGELDNDSAGGNGASDSDGTAGARDGVRVVRANPSTAGGAF, from the coding sequence ATGTCTGTCTCTAGTCGCACGCGCACGTCAGGATCCCGAGGGCAAGGTCACACGAAGAGCTACTCCTCGGGCACGTCGTCGCGCCCGCAGACCCGAAGGGCTGCAGCGGGGTATGACGACTTCGAGAGGACCGGTAGCGCGTTCAAGCCCGTCGGCTCCTCGCTGGGCTCTGCCTTTGGCGGAGCAGCGCGCGGTATCGGCAGCCTGACCCGCAAAATGTTCCGCCCGAGCCGCGGTGCCGCAGGAGCTCCGGACGGTTACAACGACGGCTACGGCGACGCCTACGACGACGTCGCCGAGCTCATGGACGCCCCCACCACGCAGCTCAACACGCGCGGTGGCTCGGGCAGTGCTGGTGGTGGCTCGGGACGGAAGCGCCGACGCAAGCCCGCTGCCGATCCCAATTACGATCCCCGTCCGTCGAACTCCGGTGCCGATGACGGGGACGAACCGACTCACGACGACGATTCTGCCGACGCCCCAGAGGCCATCCGCCTCGGCGGCGAGCGGGACGGCGCAGCCCTCGCGGTCTTCGCCCTCGCGGTTGTCCTGGCCGGAACCGTGTGGTTCAAGGTCGGCGGCACCGTCGGTAACCTCGTCGCATCTGCCATCACCTGGGTCATCGGTGCTGGCGCGTTCATCGTCCCCATCGCGCTCGTCTTCGTCGCGTGGGTCCTCATGGTGGGCGTCACCACCACCCAGCGCTCTCGCGGGCGCCTGTGGTTGGGCGTGGGCATCATCGTGCTCGCCGTGTTCGGGATCATCCACATCATCGCTGGTCTTCCCTCCGACGCCGAAGGCCGCAGCCACGCTAGTGGCATGCTCGGAGCCATCGTGGGCGGTCCGATGGAAGTCGGGTTCAGCAAATACATCGCCATTCCGTTGCTGCTGCTCGCCGTCGTGTACGGGGCGCTGCAGCTCACCGGCATGACTTTTACCCAAGTCTTCGGAGCGCTGAAGAACTTCCTGGGCTTCGGTCACCTCGGCGATGGGGCTGATGAGGACTTTGCCGAGGGCACTGGGGACGGCGTTCTCGACGAGGAGGACGATGATTACGGCTACGTCGATCGCCACCTCGAGCGCCAGATGCGCGGCGCGCGCACTCGCCGCCCGTCGCGCGCTACTCCCATGGATAACTACCCCGTGGACAACGGCGCTGATCACTACGGTGACCAGGACGCAACCCTGGTTCTTGGAGCCCAGGGTGGCCCGCAGGCCCAGCCTGAAACTGCGGGTCGGACAAGCGGTGTGGCGTCGGATAAAAAGGCGGACAAGAAGCCAGTACGCAAGCGCCGCGCACCGAAGCAGCCCCCGATGGACGACGTGGCCGAGCTGCTCGAGGACGAACCGCAGCAGTCGGCGCAGCCACAGCAGCCGCAGAAGCCTCAGCAGCCCGCGCAACCGCAACGCTCGGCAGCGCCGCGCATCACGCCGGCGGCCAACGATCGGGCTGCGGTGCGGCAGGCGATCATCGCCCGCAGCGGCATCGATGCGTCCGCAGTGCCGGCCTCCACGCCCAAGTCGGAGGAGGAAAAGAAGGCTGCAGCCAGCACGGAGGTCGCTCCTCGGGAGCCGGAGGGCACCTACGAGCTGCCGTCCAGCGACCTGCTCATCCCCGGCGATGCGCCGAAGACCCGAAGCGAAGCCAACGATCGGATGATCGAGGCGATCACGGACGTCTTCGAGGAATTCAACGTGGATGCACAGGTGACCGGATTCAGTCGTGGTCCCACAGTGACCCGCTATGAGGTCGAGCTGGGGCCAGGCGTGAAGGTCTCGAAGATCACGAACCTGCAGTCCAACCTGGCTTACGCTGCCGCCACCGACAACGTTCGGCTGCTCACGCCCATCCCCGGCAAGTCCGCTGTGGGTATCGAGGTGCCCAACTCGGACCGCGAGATGGTTCGGCTCAGCGACGTACTGCACGCCCCGAGCGTGGTCGGTGACCACGACCCGATGCTCGTGGGCCTGGGCAAGGATATTGAGGGTGATTTCGTTGCCCACTCCATCCAGAAGATGCCGCACTTGCTGGTCGCGGGTTCCACCGGCTCCGGTAAGTCCGCGTTCGTGAACTCCCTGCTGGTCTCGCTGCTCACGCGCGCGACCCCGGACGAAGTGCGGTTGATCCTGGTGGATCCGAAGATGGTGGAGCTCACGCCCTACGAGGGGATTCCGCACCTCATCACGCCGATCATCACCCAGCCGAAGAAGGCTGCCGCTGCCTTGCAATGGTTGGTGGAGGAGATGGAGCAGCGATACATGGACATGAAGTCCAGTCGCGTGCGCCACATCAAGGACTTCAACCGGAAGGTGAAGTCCGGGGAGATCACCACGCCATTGGGTTCGGAGCGCGAGTACCGGCCGTACCCCTACATCGTGTGTGTGGTCGACGAGCTGGCGGACCTCATGATGACCGCGCCGCGCGAGATCGAGGATTCGATCGTGCGCATTACGCAGAAGGCTCGTGCTGCCGGCATCCACCTGGTGCTGGCGACGCAGCGTCCGTCCGTGGACGTGGTCACCGGTCTGATTAAGACGAACGTGCCTTCGCGTCTGGCCTTCGCCACGTCGTCGCTGACTGACTCCCGCGTGATCCTGGATCAGGCTGGTGCGGAGAAGCTCATCGGCATGGGCGACGGCCTGTTTATCCCGCAGGGCGCGGGCAAGCCGAAGCGCATCCAGGGCGCGTTTGTCACGGACGAGGAAGTCTCCGCAGTGGTGGAGGCTGCCAAGGATCAGGCAGAACCCAACTACACCGAAGGCGTGACCGAGGACAAAGCCGCCGAGGCGAAGAAGGACATTGATCCGGATATCGGAAACGACCTCGAGGATCTGCTGCAGGCCGTGGAGCTTGTGGTGACCTCCCAGTTCGGCTCCACATCCATGCTGCAGCGCAAGTTGCGCATCGGCTTTGCGAAGGCAGGCCGACTAATGGACCTGATGGAAACCCGCGGGGTGGTCGGCCCCTCCGAAGGCTCCAAGGCGCGTGAGGTGCTGGTGAAGCCTGAGGAGCTGGAGACGATGCTGTGGATGATCAAGGGTGCCGACCCCGCTGATGCGCCCAAGGAGGTCATGGGCGAAGACGGCAGCGGTGACGGCAGTGGCGACGGCGAGCTCGACAACGATAGCGCTGGCGGAAACGGCGCTAGCGACAGCGATGGCACCGCTGGCGCCAGGGATGGAGTGCGCGTGGTTCGCGCCAACCCCTCCACAGCTGGCGGCGCGTTTTAG
- the thyX gene encoding FAD-dependent thymidylate synthase, protein MATIAELQVDLIGHTTFDPPADVPWSTDAEDGAALVEFAGRACYETWDKPNPHTATNAAYVRHVMDVGHTTLLEHASATMYLRGVSRSCGHEIMRHRHFSFSQLSQRYVPAEEARVVIPQAIREDEKLTELFLQSADVAYQAYEEILEGVTSTLDGHSHVVMRNKQARQAARAALPNCTETRFVMSGNFRSWRHFIAMRAAEHADPEIRTVAVTCLRHLQRIAPTVFDDFSITPLVDGGEMATSPYVSDM, encoded by the coding sequence ATGGCCACCATTGCGGAATTGCAGGTTGACCTCATCGGTCACACAACCTTCGATCCGCCCGCCGACGTACCGTGGAGCACAGACGCCGAGGACGGCGCTGCGCTCGTCGAGTTCGCCGGGCGAGCATGCTACGAAACGTGGGACAAACCCAACCCCCACACGGCTACGAACGCGGCGTACGTGCGCCACGTTATGGACGTCGGACACACTACGCTGCTCGAACACGCCAGCGCCACGATGTACCTGCGCGGAGTGTCACGCTCGTGCGGGCATGAAATCATGCGCCACCGGCACTTCAGCTTCAGCCAGCTGTCGCAGCGCTACGTGCCGGCCGAAGAAGCGCGCGTAGTGATTCCCCAGGCCATCCGAGAAGACGAGAAACTCACCGAGCTGTTTCTCCAATCCGCGGATGTTGCCTACCAGGCCTACGAGGAGATCCTAGAGGGCGTGACCTCCACGCTCGACGGACACTCCCACGTGGTCATGCGGAACAAGCAGGCCCGGCAGGCCGCACGTGCGGCATTGCCCAACTGCACGGAAACGCGCTTCGTCATGAGCGGAAACTTCCGCAGCTGGCGGCACTTCATCGCCATGCGAGCAGCAGAACACGCAGATCCGGAGATCCGCACGGTCGCGGTCACGTGCCTGCGCCACCTGCAACGCATCGCGCCGACGGTCTTCGACGATTTCTCCATCACGCCGCTCGTCGATGGCGGGGAAATGGCAACCAGCCCCTACGTCAGCGACATGTAG
- a CDS encoding TIGR03085 family metal-binding protein: MTSDNRHNGHNSPGTPSVRSATTAQRERQQLADLLLSLGPDKPTLCEGWNTRDLAVHLVLREYRPDATAGMFISSLSGHLDKKTAEYEKKPYAELVEAYRSGPPVWNPMRLGDKFINAAENFVHHEDARRGGGEYTPRDLPAEERDELWKVVRQVSRFFLRDSTVHVILERTDAASSSSSSSSSSSTPSASNPVHRAGANASAEVRVAGEAGELLLWLFGRDDAAQVEITESEPGAKDGVVKRVA, translated from the coding sequence ATGACTTCTGATAATCGACACAACGGCCATAATTCACCAGGCACCCCTTCGGTCCGTTCAGCAACGACCGCTCAGCGTGAGCGGCAGCAGCTGGCGGACCTTTTGCTGTCCCTCGGCCCGGACAAGCCGACCCTGTGCGAGGGCTGGAATACCCGCGACCTCGCCGTACACCTCGTCCTGCGCGAGTACCGCCCGGACGCCACCGCGGGCATGTTCATCTCATCGTTGTCCGGTCACCTGGACAAGAAGACTGCCGAATACGAGAAGAAGCCCTACGCCGAATTGGTCGAGGCTTACCGCAGCGGCCCTCCCGTGTGGAACCCCATGCGCCTGGGCGACAAGTTCATCAACGCGGCGGAGAACTTCGTTCACCACGAGGATGCCCGTCGTGGGGGAGGGGAGTACACCCCGCGTGACCTCCCCGCCGAGGAGCGCGACGAGCTGTGGAAGGTTGTGCGTCAGGTCTCCCGGTTCTTCCTGCGGGATAGCACCGTGCATGTCATTCTGGAGCGCACCGACGCTGCCTCTTCCTCGTCGTCTTCCTCCTCTTCCTCGTCGACGCCATCAGCCAGCAATCCCGTCCACCGCGCAGGTGCTAACGCCTCCGCTGAGGTCCGAGTGGCCGGCGAAGCCGGCGAGCTCCTGCTGTGGCTGTTCGGGCGTGACGATGCAGCTCAGGTGGAGATCACCGAGTCCGAGCCTGGAGCCAAGGACGGCGTAGTCAAGCGTGTAGCCTAG